The Halomonas sp. KG2 genome contains a region encoding:
- a CDS encoding solute:sodium symporter family transporter, with the protein MHALTLASFLFFTGLVAFVTWRITRRDDHRSTSGYFLAGRTLTFPLIAASMLMTNLSTEQMVGLNGSAFTDGLSVMAWEVIAVIALVALALFFLPRFLKSGIATLPQLLAIRFDNGTQLIANVIFLIAYAVVLLPIILYSGAIGLQGMLDLQGLTGIQSSTVLLWATVWTVGIIGAVYALFGGLRTVAVSDTLNGVGLLIGGFVIVYFGLQAVSNGSGIMEGWSILKESDPSKFNSVGGPEQQVPFSTIFTGVLLLHLFYWTTNQQIIQRTFAAKNLAEGQKGVLLTGFFKLLGPLYLVLPGIIAYHLYADQGVRADEAYGHLVFNVLPPYLTGFFAAVMVGAILSSFNSALNSTTTIFSLGIYKGVLKKDATEEEVVKSGKVFGWIMAVTTMIIAPLLAGQDSLFGYLQKMNAIYFIPILAVVLVGLLTKRVPPMAAKVALVGGCLLIAAGYFVPPFNKLPMVMHEFHFVAAVFVLLVGVMLIIGKLRPRATAWVQEDSGDVDLTPWKGAVPTGIVLVVLVVIMYASFAG; encoded by the coding sequence ATGCATGCCCTAACGCTGGCATCGTTTCTCTTTTTTACTGGCCTGGTGGCCTTTGTTACGTGGCGCATTACGCGCAGAGATGACCACCGAAGTACGAGTGGCTATTTCTTAGCCGGAAGGACACTAACCTTTCCACTAATAGCCGCCTCGATGCTGATGACCAATCTCTCAACCGAGCAGATGGTTGGGTTAAACGGTTCCGCGTTTACCGATGGTCTGAGTGTTATGGCCTGGGAAGTGATTGCGGTGATCGCTTTGGTAGCACTGGCACTGTTTTTCCTACCGCGCTTTCTTAAAAGTGGAATTGCAACGCTTCCACAGCTGTTAGCAATCCGTTTTGATAACGGTACTCAGCTGATTGCCAACGTAATTTTCTTGATTGCTTACGCTGTTGTGCTGTTGCCTATCATTCTCTATTCAGGGGCTATTGGTTTACAGGGCATGCTTGATCTTCAAGGGCTTACCGGCATTCAGTCGAGTACGGTGCTGCTGTGGGCCACTGTCTGGACGGTTGGCATCATCGGCGCGGTCTATGCGCTGTTTGGTGGCCTGCGTACGGTAGCGGTCTCAGATACCTTGAATGGCGTCGGTCTATTGATCGGGGGCTTTGTCATCGTTTATTTCGGCCTTCAGGCAGTGAGCAATGGCAGTGGCATCATGGAAGGCTGGAGCATTCTGAAAGAGAGCGATCCGAGTAAATTTAACTCGGTAGGTGGTCCTGAACAGCAGGTGCCGTTCTCAACGATTTTTACCGGCGTCCTGTTGCTACACCTGTTTTACTGGACGACGAACCAGCAAATTATTCAGCGCACCTTTGCGGCAAAAAACCTCGCAGAAGGCCAAAAAGGCGTGTTGCTGACCGGCTTCTTTAAACTGTTAGGCCCGCTCTATCTGGTGCTGCCGGGGATCATTGCTTACCACCTTTACGCCGACCAAGGCGTTCGCGCGGACGAAGCGTATGGCCACTTGGTGTTTAACGTGTTGCCGCCTTATCTCACAGGTTTTTTTGCGGCGGTGATGGTTGGGGCGATTCTCTCCTCGTTTAACTCGGCGCTAAACAGTACCACCACGATTTTCAGCCTGGGTATCTATAAAGGTGTGCTGAAAAAAGATGCCACTGAAGAAGAGGTCGTGAAATCAGGCAAGGTATTTGGTTGGATTATGGCCGTAACGACCATGATTATTGCGCCGCTGTTGGCAGGCCAGGATAGCCTATTTGGCTACCTGCAGAAGATGAACGCGATTTACTTTATCCCTATTTTAGCGGTTGTTCTGGTGGGGCTTCTGACCAAACGCGTGCCTCCCATGGCGGCTAAAGTAGCGTTGGTTGGGGGCTGTTTGCTGATCGCTGCAGGCTATTTTGTTCCGCCGTTTAACAAGCTGCCGATGGTGATGCATGAGTTCCACTTTGTCGCCGCTGTGTTCGTGCTGTTGGTTGGCGTGATGCTGATCATTGGTAAGCTGCGTCCTCGCGCCACCGCCTGGGTGCAAGAAGATTCGGGCGATGTCGATCTCACTCCTTGGAAGGGCGCTGTGCCAACCGGCATTGTGCTTGTGGTATTAGTGGTGATTATGTACGCCTCGTTTGCAGGCTGA